A genome region from Nocardia sp. NBC_01730 includes the following:
- a CDS encoding Rieske 2Fe-2S domain-containing protein, producing the protein MQITSVGHAGFHIRTAAGSILCDPWVNPAYFGSWFPFPDNTELDWDELGNCDFLYVSHLHRDHFDAGHLAKYVNKNATVLLPDYPVPDLRRELEKLGFHEFVETEDSVKHTVSGPGGELDVMIIALRAPADGPIGDSGLVVSDGETTCFNMNDARPVDMDVLHDAFGHIDIHLLQYSGAIWYPMVYDIPARTKSNFGKQKRQRGMDRARSYVEQVGATWVVPSAGPPVFLDDELRYLNDDRGDEGNIFPDQVVFLEQMRIHGNSGGILMIPGSVADVRGAELTLTHPSDPADIYDNKAEYIERMAQRMAPVLVTEKATWATAEGSPLEPLKKLFEPIMAQSDLICAGIGYPVGLVIGEETVVLDFPKRVVRGPIEGEGKYRYGFRIAPELVHTVLRDNEPDWVNTIFLSTRFQAWRIGGYNEFLYTFFKCLTDERIAYADGWFAEAHDDSASTELDGWEVQRRCPHLKADLSKFGVVEGNTLTCNLHGWQWDLESGRCKTSKGHELRSHKLA; encoded by the coding sequence GTGCAGATCACCAGCGTCGGACACGCCGGATTCCACATCCGCACCGCGGCCGGGTCGATCCTTTGCGATCCCTGGGTCAACCCCGCCTACTTCGGTTCGTGGTTCCCGTTCCCCGACAACACCGAGCTGGACTGGGACGAGCTGGGCAATTGCGACTTCCTGTATGTGTCGCACCTGCACCGTGACCACTTCGACGCGGGCCACCTGGCGAAGTACGTCAACAAGAACGCGACCGTGTTGCTGCCGGACTACCCGGTGCCGGACCTACGGCGGGAACTGGAGAAGCTCGGCTTTCACGAGTTCGTCGAGACCGAGGACTCGGTCAAACACACGGTGTCCGGGCCGGGCGGCGAGCTGGACGTCATGATCATCGCGCTGCGCGCGCCCGCCGACGGGCCGATCGGCGACTCCGGGCTTGTCGTCTCCGACGGCGAGACCACCTGCTTCAACATGAACGACGCCCGCCCCGTCGACATGGACGTGCTGCACGACGCGTTCGGTCACATCGACATCCACCTGCTGCAGTACTCGGGCGCCATCTGGTACCCGATGGTCTACGACATCCCGGCCCGCACCAAATCGAACTTCGGCAAGCAGAAACGTCAGCGCGGCATGGACCGGGCGCGCAGCTACGTCGAACAGGTCGGCGCCACCTGGGTGGTGCCCTCGGCAGGCCCGCCGGTGTTCCTGGACGACGAGCTGCGCTACCTCAACGACGACCGCGGCGACGAGGGCAACATCTTCCCGGACCAAGTGGTCTTCCTGGAGCAGATGCGGATCCACGGCAACTCCGGGGGGATCCTGATGATCCCCGGTTCGGTCGCCGACGTGCGCGGCGCCGAGCTGACGCTGACCCACCCGAGCGATCCCGCCGACATCTACGACAACAAGGCCGAATACATCGAGCGGATGGCGCAGCGGATGGCGCCGGTACTGGTGACCGAGAAGGCGACCTGGGCCACCGCGGAGGGCTCACCGCTGGAACCGCTGAAGAAGCTGTTCGAGCCGATCATGGCGCAGAGCGATCTGATCTGCGCCGGCATCGGCTACCCGGTCGGCCTGGTGATCGGCGAGGAAACCGTGGTGCTCGACTTCCCCAAGCGGGTGGTGCGCGGCCCGATCGAAGGCGAGGGCAAGTACCGCTACGGCTTCCGTATCGCACCGGAACTGGTCCACACAGTGCTGCGCGACAACGAGCCGGATTGGGTGAACACAATCTTCCTGTCCACCCGCTTCCAGGCCTGGCGCATCGGCGGATACAACGAATTCCTCTACACCTTCTTCAAATGCCTCACCGACGAGCGGATCGCCTACGCCGACGGCTGGTTCGCCGAGGCGCACGACGATTCCGCCTCCACCGAACTCGACGGCTGGGAAGTCCAACGGCGCTGCCCGCATCTGAAGGCAGACCTGTCGAAATTCGGTGTGGTGGAAGGCAACACCCTCACCTGCAACCTGCACGGCTGGCAGTGGGATCTGGAGTCGGGACGGTGTAAGACGTCCAAGGGGCACGAACTGCGCTCGCACAAGCTGGCCTGA
- a CDS encoding lysophospholipid acyltransferase family protein: MEPVYRTIIGLARTVFFLEGLKFTVKGEEHIPARGGAVLAVNHTGYLDFTYAGLPVRTPKRYVRFMAKKEVFDNKISGPIMRVLKHIPVDRSAGADSYQAAVEYLRRGELVGVYPEATISRSFEIKEFKSGAARMATEAEVPIIPIVIWGAQRVWTKGFPKRLGRTNTPVSIAVGEPIQPYEPAAELTAELRSTMQDMLLDLQKDYVHEPGAYWVPARLGGSAPTLAEADAMDAAEAEAKAARKDAAQQ, encoded by the coding sequence GTGGAACCCGTCTACCGGACGATCATCGGGCTGGCCCGTACCGTCTTCTTCCTCGAAGGTCTGAAGTTCACCGTTAAGGGTGAGGAACATATTCCCGCGCGGGGTGGTGCCGTGTTGGCAGTGAACCACACCGGCTACTTGGACTTCACCTATGCGGGCCTACCGGTGCGCACTCCCAAGCGCTACGTCCGGTTCATGGCGAAGAAGGAGGTCTTCGACAACAAGATCTCCGGTCCGATCATGCGAGTGCTCAAACACATTCCGGTGGATCGCTCCGCGGGCGCCGATTCCTACCAGGCCGCGGTCGAGTATCTGCGCCGCGGCGAGCTGGTCGGCGTGTATCCCGAGGCGACCATCAGCCGCAGCTTCGAGATCAAGGAATTCAAGTCCGGTGCGGCGCGCATGGCGACCGAGGCGGAGGTGCCGATCATCCCGATCGTTATCTGGGGTGCGCAGCGGGTCTGGACCAAGGGTTTCCCGAAACGTCTCGGGCGCACCAACACTCCCGTTTCGATCGCGGTCGGCGAGCCGATCCAGCCGTACGAGCCCGCCGCCGAACTCACCGCCGAGCTGCGCTCGACCATGCAGGACATGCTGCTGGATCTCCAGAAGGACTACGTGCACGAACCTGGCGCGTACTGGGTCCCCGCCCGACTCGGCGGCAGCGCCCCTACCTTGGCGGAGGCGGACGCCATGGATGCCGCCGAAGCGGAGGCCAAGGCCGCGCGCAAGGACGCGGCCCAGCAGTAG